The Rissa tridactyla isolate bRisTri1 chromosome 6, bRisTri1.patW.cur.20221130, whole genome shotgun sequence genome includes a region encoding these proteins:
- the MORN4 gene encoding MORN repeat-containing protein 4 — protein MTLTKGSFTYSNGEEYRGEWKEGRRHGIGQLTFADGTAYVGHFENGLFHGCGVLTFSDGSRYEGEFVQGKFNGVGVFTRCDNMTFEGEFKGGRVYGFGLLTFPDGSHGVPRNEGFFENNKLLRREKCPAIIQRAQGASKSAHNLMA, from the exons ATGACCCTCACCAAAGGCTCCTTCACCTACTCCAACGGGGAGGAGTACCGCGGCGAGTGGAAGGAAG GTCGCAGGCACGGCATCGGGCAGCTGACATTTGCTGACGGCACTGCTTACGTGGGACACTTCGAGAATGGTCTCTTTCACGGCTGTGGTGTGCTCACCTTCTCCGATGGCTCCAG gtacGAGGGGGAGTTTGTGCAGGGCAAGTTCAACGGCGTCGGCGTCTTCACCCGCTGTGACAACATGACCTTTGAGGGCGAGTTCAAAGGCGGGCGCGTGTATGGTTTTG gtctCCTGACCTTCCCGGACGGCTCCCATGGGGTGCCCCGCAACGAGGGCTTCTTCGAGAACAACAAACTGCTGCGGCGGGAGAAGTGCCCGGCCATCATCCAGAGGGCCCAGGGCGCCTCCAAGTCTGCCCACAACCTGATGGCGTGA